A genome region from Euphorbia lathyris chromosome 4, ddEupLath1.1, whole genome shotgun sequence includes the following:
- the LOC136226162 gene encoding uncharacterized protein isoform X1 produces MFRSNKLRSLKSGERLDFKFFNLQALQVPKGWDKLYVSIICVETGKTVTKTGKASVRNGSCQWTQTLTETISFSRHDPAKEIEECLFKLVVSMGSVRSGTLGEAMINLASYKSSKTATPVSLPLKMCNNGTILQVKIQCLTPRSQLRDKQRDDIVEGAHAEDDYMDDKSDVSDNSLTRNARSSSNNHFDSLSQEGEVLSRDLSFSASSSRHSLDSTDGSLGRENFSPKNNMTSTVNNQIGRQDSTGSQYSSSPYNVNDSSRSNTSSFNSKVSTSQSTLQNKRYGFNQILGSPTSSPLQNAGSSKDLLEAAEVKIEELREEARMWEQNARKLMIDVEKLQELLKQSNHQASLEMELSESRIECEGLKQEIERLTISLGESTTRQKSTENMESHARKMENLQKELENEIKFQRESNADLALQLKKTQESNIELVCILQELEHTIEEQKTEIANLSKMQPENDDIGNCSSGYESNGDVKPNQEVPLMITSKVSAVLDLEGSATEHEFRDFPGENNRITEQQMLELQESQKILQCTIQYLEKSLQDKFHEIEAERGMKTQVLLDCEEQWREKLAVKEEEINNLEAKLSEVLKVNNVESLHNYNLIKEAEILKKRMDELEKDCNELTAENLELVLQLKESKRDLPTSNALFNSLSTEIPDNDYLCTSESEVRKMNSQTCKLDEKLENKELLIQELAADHGKGADKKSHLEDNLSDLEISELDDAVELSKTLSKLYEQINFCLAQFSNTECCSSDSLISHATEICSQKDQAVSILNSFIQLKDLFEAKFTEYEDELKQNAEVKAILVNADEVQNKLKTCDLKENILSISSQGGESLERKSRSQCPDSDKEIPVISDTLLEEQVVEALKHCPRKLKTQVYDIQNAEGELEGDMEVMLTSTCLDGASKETMMACLDGSQDEILVLDNSTEPHVSTDNILATELSELKISKQEVEVHLSELEKENLHLSERICGLEAQLRYVTDERESSRLELQNSESCLINLQEEMTRLERDLEILKDDQKKNLEAMKNQWLEVQEECEYLKVANLKLQTTAESLIDECSLLQKSTVDLRRKNVELNLHYSILEAELRESRQGISHMSKLVEALEGKYCLMLEEVALKEKALHLELDALLDDKKTYNEELMTEVNQLNQMYLEKVVEVENLQRELGNLTEHIYSTHDEKGRTASIDLNEMSRLSANKATLEASLQEVQVKLRLSESNLSNVELESETKLLELKGELAVSKQNQIILMADHEKLLDLLEDVKSKEGKHKNDVRVLEIKLKASAYERIQLEEDISSLRVQLQKTGYLQNEILALKRSLNEVQFENQRLEVSIQMLSGDYEQLKTEKMLVVQKISDMQTALSELDYCKRTKVLLEEKVLRLEGDLTAREALGAQDAELKNELYQAKRANGELHRKIRYLKEENQKCFMRAQAFEREFKRKTPELDSQQFNGANLHLYPEYDTISNSTADTLKLSEVFVKSDCVPKISPDMETDPLSKVQLLENELAEALEANDMYKAQLKSLLSKNHPNAGKDNADVKEVEDYEPNTSAVDTELREMQDRYFQMSLKCAEVEAERQQLVLKLKSC; encoded by the exons ATGTTCAGGTCAAACAAGCTCAGGTCTCTCAAATCCGGAGAAAGACTCGATTTCAAATTCTTCAACTTGCAAGCTCTTcag GTACCAAAAGGATGGGACAAGCTCTATGTGTCTATCATCTGTGTGGAAACAGGAAAAACAGTCACCAAAACAGGGAAAGCATCAGTCAGGAATGGAAGTTGTCAGTGGACACAGACTTTGACAGAGACTATTTCGTTTTCCCGACATGATCCTGCAAAGGAGATTGAAGAATGCCTCTTTAAGCTTGTTGTTTCCATG GGATCAGTCAGATCTGGCACCCTTGGAGAGGCCATGATTAATTTGGCAAGCTACAAGAGTTCAAAAACTGCTACTCCTGTTTCATTACCATTAAAAATGTGCAATAATGGGACTATCTTACAA GTTAAAATTCAGTGTCTAACACCAAGATCACAACTTAG GGATAAGCAGAGGGACGACATAGTGGAGGGTGCACATGCTGAGGATGATTATATGGATGACAAATCAGATGTTTCTGATAATTCATTGACCAGGAATGCCAGGTCCTCTTCTAATAATCATTTTGATAGTTTGTCTCAAGAAGGAGAAGTACTTAGTAGG GATTTAAGTTTCTCAGCATCCAGTTCACGTCATAGCCTTGACTCAACAGATGGTTCGTTGGGCCGGGAAAATTTTTCCCCAAAAAATAACATGACCAGCACTGTGAACAATCAAATTGGCAGACAAGATTCAACTGGTTCTCAATATAGTTCTTCTCCTTATAATGTTAATGATTCTTCTAGATCAAACACCTCGTCCTTTAACTCAAAGGTCTCAACTTCACAAAGCACCCTTCAGAATAAAAGGTACGGATTTAATCAGATTTTAGGCTCCCCTACTTCATCACCTTTGCAGAATGCTGGTTCATCTAAGGACCTTCTGGAAGCTGCAGAAGTCAAAATTGAGGAACTTAGAGAAGAAGCTAGGATGTGGGAACAAAATGCTCGAAAGCTGATGATTGATGTGGAAAAATTGCAAGAGTTGTTGAAACAATCAAACCACCAGGCAAGCCTTGAAATGGAGCTCTCAGAATCACGAATAGAATGCGAAGGCTTGAAACAGGAGATTGAACGACTAACCATCTCGTTAGGGGAATCAACTACAAGGCAAAAGtctacagagaacatggagtcCCATGCTAGAAAAATGGAGAATCTTCAGAAAGAACTGGAAAATGAAATAAAGTTTCAGAGAGAGTCAAATGCTGACTTGGCTTTACAGCTTAAGAAAACACAAGAATCAAATATTGAGCTCGTCTGCATACTTCAGGAACTAGAACATACCATAGAAGAGCAAAAAACAGAAATAGCTAACCTATCAAAAATGCAGCCTGAAAACGATGATATAGGGAACTGTAGTTCTGGATATGAAAGCAACGGGGACGTAAAGCCAAATCAGGAAGTTCCTTTGATGATTACGAGCAAAGTTTCTGCTGTTTTAGATCTGGAAGGTTCTGCAACTGAGCATGAATTCAGAGATTTTCCTGGTGAAAACAACAGGATCACAGAGCAGCAGATGTTGGAGTTGCAAGAATCACAAAAGATTTTACAATGTACCATCCAATATCTGGAAAAATCTCTGCAGGACAAATTCCATGAGATAGAGGCTGAACGAGGTATGAAGACTCAAGTTTTATTGGATTGTGAAGAACAATGGAGGGAAAAATTAGCAGTCAAAGAGGAAGAAATCAATAATTTGGAAGCAAAGTTATCTGAAGTTCTCAAGGTCAATAATGTGGAGAGTTTACACAACTACAATTTGATTAAAGAAGCAGAAATTCTGAAAAAGAGAATGGATGAGCTTGAAAAAGATTGCAATGAGCTTACAGCTGAAAATCTAGAGCTTGTACTTCAACTCAAAGAATCAAAAAGAGATCTCCCAACATCGAATGCCTTGTTCAATTCTCTATCAACTGAAATTCCAGATAATGATTATCTTTGTACTTCTGAATCTGAAGTAAGAAAAATGAATTCCCAAACATGTAAGCTTGACGAGAAGCTGGAGAATAAAGAATTGCTCATCCAAGAACTGGCTGCTGATCATGGGAAGGGAGCTGATAAAAAGAGTCATCTTGAAGACAACCTTTCAGATCTCGAGATATCAGAATTGGATGATGCTGTTGAATTGTCTAAAACACTATCCAAGTTGTACGAGCAGATTAACTTTTGTCTAGCACAGTTTTCAAACACTGAATGCTGTAGCAGTGACTCTCTGATTTCACATGCTACAGAAATATGTAGTCAAAAAGATCAAGCTGTGTCTATCTTAAACAGTTTTATTCAGCTGAAAGATTTGTTTGAAGCAAAATTTACTGAGTATGAAGATGAACTGAAGCAAAATGCAGAAGTCAAAGCAATATTAGTCAATGCTGATGAGGTCCAGAACAAATTGAAGACTTGTGACTTGAAAGAGAATATTTTAAGCATTTCCAGTCAGGGAGGGGAGAGTCTTGAGAGGAAATCTAGATCTCAATGTCCAGATTCAGATAAGGAGATACCAGTTATTTCTGATACTTTATTGGAGGAACAAGTGGTGGAAGCTCTGAAACATTGTCCTAGGAAGTTGAAAACTCAGGTTTATGATATTCAGAATGCAGAAGGGGAATTGGAAGGAGACATGGAAGTTATGCTGACATCTACATGCTTGGATGGTGCAAGTAAGGAAACTATGATGGCATGCTTGGATGGTTCACAAGATGAGATATTGGTGCTTGATAATAGCACAGAACCTCATGTTTCAACTGACAACATTCTTGCAACGGAATTATCAGAGCTAAAAATCAGCAAACAAGAAGTAGAAGTACACTTGTCTGAACTAGAAAAGGAGAATTTGCATTTATCAGAAAGAATATGTGGCTTGGAAGCACAGTTGAGATATGTGACTGATGAGAGGGAGTCAAGCCGCTTGGAACTACAGAATTCAGAATCTTGTTTGATAAATCTCCAGGAAGAAATGACAAGATTGGAAAGAGATTTGGAAATACTAAAAGATGATCAGAAGAAAAATCTGGAGGCGATGAAAAACCAGTGGTTGGAAGTGCAAGAAGAGTGTGAATATCTGAAAGTAGCAAATCTAAAATTACAAACTACAGCTGAAAGTCTTATTGATGAGTGTAGTTTGCTTCAGAAATCAACTGTAGATCTAAGGAGGAAAAATGTGGAGTTAAATTTGCATTATTCAATCTTAGAAGCTGAACTGAGGGAATCACGACAAGGCATTTCTCATATGTCCAAGTTAGTTGAAGCTCTTGAAGGGAAGTATTGTTTGATGTTGGAAGAAGTTGCCTTGAAAGAGAAAGCTCTTCATCTAGAACTGGATGCACTGCTTGATGATAAGAAAACATACAATGAAGAACTCATGACAGAAGTGAACCAGCTGAATCAAATGTATTTGGAAAAGGTAGTTGAAGTTGAGAATCTTCAAAGAGAGCTTGGGAACCTCACAGAACATATCTATTCTACACATGATGAAAAGGGAAGAACGGCGTCAATAGATTTAAATGAAATGTCTCGATTAAGTGCAAATAAAGCTACACTGGAAGCATCATTGCAAGAAGTCCAAGTAAAACTGAGGTTATCTGAAAGCAACCTATCCAATGTTGAGTTGGAATCAGAAACTAAGCTGTTAGAACTTAAGGGTGAGCTTGcagtttcaaaacaaaaccagatAATTCTGATGGCTGATCATGAAAAACTATTGGACTTATTAGAAGATGTGAAATCTAAAGaaggaaaacataaaaacgATGTTAGGGTGCTTGAAATTAAACTTAAGGCTTCTGCATATGAAAGAATACAACTAGAAGAAGACATTTCCAGCCTTAGAGTTCAATTGCAGAAAACAGGATAtcttcaaaatgaaattttggcTCTTAAGAGATCCCTTAATGAGGTCCAATTTGAAAATCAAAGACTTGAAGTTTCAATTCAGATGCTATCTGGGGATTATGAACAGTTGAAGACTGAGAAAATGCTAGTCGTACAGAAGATTTCTGACATGCAGACAGCTCTGTCTGAACTAGATTACTGCAAACGCACTAAAGTTTTGCTTGAGGAAAAGGTTTTGAGGCTGGAAGGGGATCTAACGGCACGAGAGGCACTTGGTGCCCAGGATGCGGAGCTAAAAAATGAGCTTTACCAGGCGAAGAGAGCTAATGGTGAATTACATAGGAAGATAAGATACCTTAAGGAAGAGAACCAAAAGTGCTTCATGAGAGCTCAAGCTTTTGAAAGGGAATTCAAAAGGAAAACACCAGAACTGGATTCACAGCAGTTCAATGGTGCAAATCTTCACCTTTATCCTGAATATGATACGATTAGCAATTCAACTGCTGATACATTGAAGCTCTCTGAG GTATTCGTCAAATCAGATTGTGTTCCTAAAATTTCCCCAGATATGGAAACTGATCCTTTATCAAAAGTTCAACTGCTTGAAAATGAACTAGCTGAAGCTTTGGAGGCAAATGACATGTATAAGGCGCAGCTTAAGAG TTTGTTGTCCAAAAATCATCCAAATGCTGGGAAGGACAATGCAGATGTGAAAGAAGTAGAAGACTACGAGCCCAACACATCAGCGGTTGACACAGAGTTGAGAGAAATGCAGGATCGATACTTCCAGATGAGCCTCAAATGCGCAGAGGTTGAAGCTGAACGCCAACAACTGGTGCTCAAACTCAAGAGCTGTTAG
- the LOC136226162 gene encoding uncharacterized protein isoform X2 translates to MINLASYKSSKTATPVSLPLKMCNNGTILQVKIQCLTPRSQLRDKQRDDIVEGAHAEDDYMDDKSDVSDNSLTRNARSSSNNHFDSLSQEGEVLSRDLSFSASSSRHSLDSTDGSLGRENFSPKNNMTSTVNNQIGRQDSTGSQYSSSPYNVNDSSRSNTSSFNSKVSTSQSTLQNKRYGFNQILGSPTSSPLQNAGSSKDLLEAAEVKIEELREEARMWEQNARKLMIDVEKLQELLKQSNHQASLEMELSESRIECEGLKQEIERLTISLGESTTRQKSTENMESHARKMENLQKELENEIKFQRESNADLALQLKKTQESNIELVCILQELEHTIEEQKTEIANLSKMQPENDDIGNCSSGYESNGDVKPNQEVPLMITSKVSAVLDLEGSATEHEFRDFPGENNRITEQQMLELQESQKILQCTIQYLEKSLQDKFHEIEAERGMKTQVLLDCEEQWREKLAVKEEEINNLEAKLSEVLKVNNVESLHNYNLIKEAEILKKRMDELEKDCNELTAENLELVLQLKESKRDLPTSNALFNSLSTEIPDNDYLCTSESEVRKMNSQTCKLDEKLENKELLIQELAADHGKGADKKSHLEDNLSDLEISELDDAVELSKTLSKLYEQINFCLAQFSNTECCSSDSLISHATEICSQKDQAVSILNSFIQLKDLFEAKFTEYEDELKQNAEVKAILVNADEVQNKLKTCDLKENILSISSQGGESLERKSRSQCPDSDKEIPVISDTLLEEQVVEALKHCPRKLKTQVYDIQNAEGELEGDMEVMLTSTCLDGASKETMMACLDGSQDEILVLDNSTEPHVSTDNILATELSELKISKQEVEVHLSELEKENLHLSERICGLEAQLRYVTDERESSRLELQNSESCLINLQEEMTRLERDLEILKDDQKKNLEAMKNQWLEVQEECEYLKVANLKLQTTAESLIDECSLLQKSTVDLRRKNVELNLHYSILEAELRESRQGISHMSKLVEALEGKYCLMLEEVALKEKALHLELDALLDDKKTYNEELMTEVNQLNQMYLEKVVEVENLQRELGNLTEHIYSTHDEKGRTASIDLNEMSRLSANKATLEASLQEVQVKLRLSESNLSNVELESETKLLELKGELAVSKQNQIILMADHEKLLDLLEDVKSKEGKHKNDVRVLEIKLKASAYERIQLEEDISSLRVQLQKTGYLQNEILALKRSLNEVQFENQRLEVSIQMLSGDYEQLKTEKMLVVQKISDMQTALSELDYCKRTKVLLEEKVLRLEGDLTAREALGAQDAELKNELYQAKRANGELHRKIRYLKEENQKCFMRAQAFEREFKRKTPELDSQQFNGANLHLYPEYDTISNSTADTLKLSEVFVKSDCVPKISPDMETDPLSKVQLLENELAEALEANDMYKAQLKSLLSKNHPNAGKDNADVKEVEDYEPNTSAVDTELREMQDRYFQMSLKCAEVEAERQQLVLKLKSC, encoded by the exons ATGATTAATTTGGCAAGCTACAAGAGTTCAAAAACTGCTACTCCTGTTTCATTACCATTAAAAATGTGCAATAATGGGACTATCTTACAA GTTAAAATTCAGTGTCTAACACCAAGATCACAACTTAG GGATAAGCAGAGGGACGACATAGTGGAGGGTGCACATGCTGAGGATGATTATATGGATGACAAATCAGATGTTTCTGATAATTCATTGACCAGGAATGCCAGGTCCTCTTCTAATAATCATTTTGATAGTTTGTCTCAAGAAGGAGAAGTACTTAGTAGG GATTTAAGTTTCTCAGCATCCAGTTCACGTCATAGCCTTGACTCAACAGATGGTTCGTTGGGCCGGGAAAATTTTTCCCCAAAAAATAACATGACCAGCACTGTGAACAATCAAATTGGCAGACAAGATTCAACTGGTTCTCAATATAGTTCTTCTCCTTATAATGTTAATGATTCTTCTAGATCAAACACCTCGTCCTTTAACTCAAAGGTCTCAACTTCACAAAGCACCCTTCAGAATAAAAGGTACGGATTTAATCAGATTTTAGGCTCCCCTACTTCATCACCTTTGCAGAATGCTGGTTCATCTAAGGACCTTCTGGAAGCTGCAGAAGTCAAAATTGAGGAACTTAGAGAAGAAGCTAGGATGTGGGAACAAAATGCTCGAAAGCTGATGATTGATGTGGAAAAATTGCAAGAGTTGTTGAAACAATCAAACCACCAGGCAAGCCTTGAAATGGAGCTCTCAGAATCACGAATAGAATGCGAAGGCTTGAAACAGGAGATTGAACGACTAACCATCTCGTTAGGGGAATCAACTACAAGGCAAAAGtctacagagaacatggagtcCCATGCTAGAAAAATGGAGAATCTTCAGAAAGAACTGGAAAATGAAATAAAGTTTCAGAGAGAGTCAAATGCTGACTTGGCTTTACAGCTTAAGAAAACACAAGAATCAAATATTGAGCTCGTCTGCATACTTCAGGAACTAGAACATACCATAGAAGAGCAAAAAACAGAAATAGCTAACCTATCAAAAATGCAGCCTGAAAACGATGATATAGGGAACTGTAGTTCTGGATATGAAAGCAACGGGGACGTAAAGCCAAATCAGGAAGTTCCTTTGATGATTACGAGCAAAGTTTCTGCTGTTTTAGATCTGGAAGGTTCTGCAACTGAGCATGAATTCAGAGATTTTCCTGGTGAAAACAACAGGATCACAGAGCAGCAGATGTTGGAGTTGCAAGAATCACAAAAGATTTTACAATGTACCATCCAATATCTGGAAAAATCTCTGCAGGACAAATTCCATGAGATAGAGGCTGAACGAGGTATGAAGACTCAAGTTTTATTGGATTGTGAAGAACAATGGAGGGAAAAATTAGCAGTCAAAGAGGAAGAAATCAATAATTTGGAAGCAAAGTTATCTGAAGTTCTCAAGGTCAATAATGTGGAGAGTTTACACAACTACAATTTGATTAAAGAAGCAGAAATTCTGAAAAAGAGAATGGATGAGCTTGAAAAAGATTGCAATGAGCTTACAGCTGAAAATCTAGAGCTTGTACTTCAACTCAAAGAATCAAAAAGAGATCTCCCAACATCGAATGCCTTGTTCAATTCTCTATCAACTGAAATTCCAGATAATGATTATCTTTGTACTTCTGAATCTGAAGTAAGAAAAATGAATTCCCAAACATGTAAGCTTGACGAGAAGCTGGAGAATAAAGAATTGCTCATCCAAGAACTGGCTGCTGATCATGGGAAGGGAGCTGATAAAAAGAGTCATCTTGAAGACAACCTTTCAGATCTCGAGATATCAGAATTGGATGATGCTGTTGAATTGTCTAAAACACTATCCAAGTTGTACGAGCAGATTAACTTTTGTCTAGCACAGTTTTCAAACACTGAATGCTGTAGCAGTGACTCTCTGATTTCACATGCTACAGAAATATGTAGTCAAAAAGATCAAGCTGTGTCTATCTTAAACAGTTTTATTCAGCTGAAAGATTTGTTTGAAGCAAAATTTACTGAGTATGAAGATGAACTGAAGCAAAATGCAGAAGTCAAAGCAATATTAGTCAATGCTGATGAGGTCCAGAACAAATTGAAGACTTGTGACTTGAAAGAGAATATTTTAAGCATTTCCAGTCAGGGAGGGGAGAGTCTTGAGAGGAAATCTAGATCTCAATGTCCAGATTCAGATAAGGAGATACCAGTTATTTCTGATACTTTATTGGAGGAACAAGTGGTGGAAGCTCTGAAACATTGTCCTAGGAAGTTGAAAACTCAGGTTTATGATATTCAGAATGCAGAAGGGGAATTGGAAGGAGACATGGAAGTTATGCTGACATCTACATGCTTGGATGGTGCAAGTAAGGAAACTATGATGGCATGCTTGGATGGTTCACAAGATGAGATATTGGTGCTTGATAATAGCACAGAACCTCATGTTTCAACTGACAACATTCTTGCAACGGAATTATCAGAGCTAAAAATCAGCAAACAAGAAGTAGAAGTACACTTGTCTGAACTAGAAAAGGAGAATTTGCATTTATCAGAAAGAATATGTGGCTTGGAAGCACAGTTGAGATATGTGACTGATGAGAGGGAGTCAAGCCGCTTGGAACTACAGAATTCAGAATCTTGTTTGATAAATCTCCAGGAAGAAATGACAAGATTGGAAAGAGATTTGGAAATACTAAAAGATGATCAGAAGAAAAATCTGGAGGCGATGAAAAACCAGTGGTTGGAAGTGCAAGAAGAGTGTGAATATCTGAAAGTAGCAAATCTAAAATTACAAACTACAGCTGAAAGTCTTATTGATGAGTGTAGTTTGCTTCAGAAATCAACTGTAGATCTAAGGAGGAAAAATGTGGAGTTAAATTTGCATTATTCAATCTTAGAAGCTGAACTGAGGGAATCACGACAAGGCATTTCTCATATGTCCAAGTTAGTTGAAGCTCTTGAAGGGAAGTATTGTTTGATGTTGGAAGAAGTTGCCTTGAAAGAGAAAGCTCTTCATCTAGAACTGGATGCACTGCTTGATGATAAGAAAACATACAATGAAGAACTCATGACAGAAGTGAACCAGCTGAATCAAATGTATTTGGAAAAGGTAGTTGAAGTTGAGAATCTTCAAAGAGAGCTTGGGAACCTCACAGAACATATCTATTCTACACATGATGAAAAGGGAAGAACGGCGTCAATAGATTTAAATGAAATGTCTCGATTAAGTGCAAATAAAGCTACACTGGAAGCATCATTGCAAGAAGTCCAAGTAAAACTGAGGTTATCTGAAAGCAACCTATCCAATGTTGAGTTGGAATCAGAAACTAAGCTGTTAGAACTTAAGGGTGAGCTTGcagtttcaaaacaaaaccagatAATTCTGATGGCTGATCATGAAAAACTATTGGACTTATTAGAAGATGTGAAATCTAAAGaaggaaaacataaaaacgATGTTAGGGTGCTTGAAATTAAACTTAAGGCTTCTGCATATGAAAGAATACAACTAGAAGAAGACATTTCCAGCCTTAGAGTTCAATTGCAGAAAACAGGATAtcttcaaaatgaaattttggcTCTTAAGAGATCCCTTAATGAGGTCCAATTTGAAAATCAAAGACTTGAAGTTTCAATTCAGATGCTATCTGGGGATTATGAACAGTTGAAGACTGAGAAAATGCTAGTCGTACAGAAGATTTCTGACATGCAGACAGCTCTGTCTGAACTAGATTACTGCAAACGCACTAAAGTTTTGCTTGAGGAAAAGGTTTTGAGGCTGGAAGGGGATCTAACGGCACGAGAGGCACTTGGTGCCCAGGATGCGGAGCTAAAAAATGAGCTTTACCAGGCGAAGAGAGCTAATGGTGAATTACATAGGAAGATAAGATACCTTAAGGAAGAGAACCAAAAGTGCTTCATGAGAGCTCAAGCTTTTGAAAGGGAATTCAAAAGGAAAACACCAGAACTGGATTCACAGCAGTTCAATGGTGCAAATCTTCACCTTTATCCTGAATATGATACGATTAGCAATTCAACTGCTGATACATTGAAGCTCTCTGAG GTATTCGTCAAATCAGATTGTGTTCCTAAAATTTCCCCAGATATGGAAACTGATCCTTTATCAAAAGTTCAACTGCTTGAAAATGAACTAGCTGAAGCTTTGGAGGCAAATGACATGTATAAGGCGCAGCTTAAGAG TTTGTTGTCCAAAAATCATCCAAATGCTGGGAAGGACAATGCAGATGTGAAAGAAGTAGAAGACTACGAGCCCAACACATCAGCGGTTGACACAGAGTTGAGAGAAATGCAGGATCGATACTTCCAGATGAGCCTCAAATGCGCAGAGGTTGAAGCTGAACGCCAACAACTGGTGCTCAAACTCAAGAGCTGTTAG